In a single window of the Tigriopus californicus strain San Diego chromosome 2, Tcal_SD_v2.1, whole genome shotgun sequence genome:
- the LOC131893151 gene encoding ras-like protein has product MFQAHPPVNTDCSLCSQFRFFVQRPYNMTEYKLVVVGAGGVGKSALTIQLIQNHFVDEYDPTIEDSYRKQVVIDGETCLLDILDTAGQEEYSAMRDQYMRTGEGFLLVFAVNNAKSFEDISTYREQIKRVKDAEEVPMVLVGNKCDLPTRNVDMGQAKEVAKSYGIPFIETSAKTRMGVDDAFYTLVREIRKDKEKKGNHPRPQIGAKCCSRCLLL; this is encoded by the exons ATGTTCCAAGCCCACCCACCTGTCAACACTGATTGCAGCCTATGTTCTCAGTTTAGATTCTTCGTGCAACGTCCATACAATATGACCGAATATAAATTAGTCGTCGTCGGCG CTGGAGGCGTGGGGAAGAGTGCCCTGACAATTCAGTTGATCCAAAATCACTTCGTGGATGAATACGACCCAACCATCGAGGACTCCTACCGGAAACAAGTGGTCATCGATGGTGAGACGTGTCTGTTGGATATTCTGGACACAGCCGGCCAAGAGGAATACAGCGCCATGCGGGACCAATACATGAGAACAGGCGAGGGATTCCTCCTTGTGTTCGCCGTGAATAATGCCAAATCCTTTGAAGATATTTCCACATACCGAGAGCAGATCAAGAGGGTCAAGGACGCAGAAGAG GTTCCCATGGTTTTGGTGGGCAACAAATGCGACCTTCCTACCCGAAACGTAGACATGGGTCAAGCCAAAGAAGTGGCCAAGAGCTACGGAATCCCATTCATTGAAACCAGCGCTAAAACGCGAATGGGCGTAGACGATGCTTTTTACACCTTGGTTAGGGAAATCCGGAAAGAT aaagagaagaaaggcAATCATCCTCGCCCTCAGATTGGTGCAAAATGCTGCAGTAGATGTCTCCTACTCTAA